One Ictalurus furcatus strain D&B chromosome 25, Billie_1.0, whole genome shotgun sequence DNA window includes the following coding sequences:
- the grcc10 gene encoding protein C10 yields MASAPAQQPTLTIEQARVVLSEVIQAFSVPENASRMEEARESACNDMGKMLQLVLPVATQIQQEVIKAYGFNNEGEGVLKFARLVKMYESQDPEIAAMSLKLKSLLLPPLSTPPIGGGIPAS; encoded by the exons ATGGCATCAGCTCCAGCCCAGCAGCCCACACTGACAATAGAACAAGCCAGAG TGGTGCTGAGTGAGGTGATCCAGGCCTTCTCTGTGCCTGAGAATGCCTCTCGAATGGAGGAGGCGAGGGAAAGTGCCTGCAATGACATGGGTAAGATGCTCCAACTGGTTCTTCCGGTGGCTACACAAATCCAGCAGGAGGTGATCAAGGCCTACGGCTTCAATAATGAAGGAGAGG GTGTTCTGAAGTTTGCCAGACTGGTGAAGATGTACGAATCTCAGGACCCAGAGATCGCTGCCATGTCGCTCAAGCTCAAGTCTCTTCTCCTGCCGCCTCTGTCGACTCCGCCCATCGGTGGTGGAATCCCTGCATCTTAA
- the srd5a3 gene encoding polyprenol reductase — protein MMLVTLPTVDIAWSLLALGFLIAFSICKFSLKLPGDFEHIFQALIRYGKTKTQIRQPRVLPLLYVPKRWFWHFYAVSVLWNGLLLVFSFRTVILQTPLPDFLADLLVFLTGQPKAVWSEFKPTVLVLQALLWIHSLRRLLECLWVSIFSNGLINVVQYAFGLSYYILLGLTVLSVNASLPTEGASVLTLSQFIWHIAGVLLFLWASLLQHRSLSLLASLRTSSSGRVETLAHRIPRGGWFELVSCPHYLAELLIYTALSVCCGCVSFTWWLVVLYVLCNQVLAAHLCHEYYRSTFKAYPSERKAIIPFLL, from the exons ATGATGCTTGTTACTCTTCCGACAGTTGACATTGCCTGGTCATTATTAGCGTTAGGGTTTCTGATAGCTTTCAGTATTTGTAAATTCTCTCTAAAATTACCAGGTGACTTCGAGCACATTTTCCAGGCTCTTATTCGATACGGAAAAACTAAAACACAGATCCGGCAGCCCAGAGTCCTTCCCTTACTTTATGTCCCGAAAAG ATGGTTCTGGCATTTCTATGCGGTGTCTGTCCTCTGGAATGGACTTCTCCTCGTTTTCTCCTTCCGCACTGTGATCCTCCAGACGCCGCTCCCTGACTTCCTGGCAgatcttcttgtttttttgacGGGACAGCCAAAGGCTGTCTGGAGcg AATTTAAGCCGACAGTATTGGTGTTACAAGCTCTCCTGTGGATCCATTCCCTCAGGCGCTTGCTAGAGTGCCTCTGGGTCAGCATTTTCTCTAACGGACTGATCAACGTTGTTCAATATGCATTTGGCCTGAGTTATTACATCCTACTAGGGTTGACTGTCCTGTCTGTAAATGCCTCACTACCTACAGAAG gGGCCTCTGTTCTGACCTTGTCACAGTTCATATGGCACATAGCAGGAGTCCTGCTGTTCCTCTGGGCATCGCTGCTGCAGCACCGCTCGCTCTCATTGCTGGCCAGCCTGCGCACTAGCAGCTCAG GCCGGGTGGAGACGCTTGCCCACAGGATACCACGTGGAGGCTGGTTCGAGCTAGTGTCCTGTCCACACTACCTGGCCGAACTGCTGATCTACACAGCCCTGAGCGTATGCTGTGGCTGCGTCTCTTTCACATGGTGGCTAGTGGTGCTCTACGTTCTCTGTAATCAAGTTCTGGCGGCTCATCTCTGTCATGAGTATTACAGAAGCACATTTAAAGCATATCCATCTGAGCGCAAAGCCATCATTCCATTCTTGCTCTAA